In Halomonas alkalicola, the following proteins share a genomic window:
- the dcd gene encoding dCTP deaminase, protein MSIKSDRWIRRMAAQEGMIDPFEPDQVRYVNDRRVISYGTSSYGYDVRCADEFKVFTNIHSAVVDPKAFDEKSFVDIKGDVCVIPPNSFALARTVEYFRIPRSVLTICLGKSTYARCGIIVNVTPLEPEWEGHVTLEFSNTTNLPAKIYANEGVAQMLFLESDEVCETSYKDRGGKYMGQRGVTLPRT, encoded by the coding sequence ATGAGCATCAAGTCCGACAGGTGGATCCGCCGCATGGCCGCGCAGGAGGGGATGATCGACCCCTTCGAGCCCGACCAGGTTCGCTACGTGAATGACCGTCGGGTGATCTCCTACGGCACCTCCAGCTACGGCTACGACGTGCGCTGTGCCGACGAGTTCAAGGTGTTCACCAACATCCACTCGGCGGTGGTGGACCCCAAGGCCTTCGACGAGAAGAGCTTCGTCGACATCAAGGGCGACGTCTGCGTGATTCCGCCCAACTCCTTCGCCCTGGCGCGCACCGTGGAGTACTTCCGTATCCCGCGCAGCGTGCTGACCATCTGCCTGGGCAAGTCCACCTACGCGCGCTGCGGCATCATCGTCAACGTGACGCCGCTGGAGCCGGAGTGGGAGGGGCATGTGACCCTGGAGTTCTCCAACACCACCAACCTGCCGGCCAAGATCTACGCCAACGAGGGCGTGGCGCAGATGCTCTTCCTGGAGTCCGACGAGGTGTGCGAGACCTCCTACAAGGACCGCGGCGGCAAGTATATGGGGCAGCGGGGGGTCACCCTGCCGCGCACGTAA
- the apbC gene encoding iron-sulfur cluster carrier protein ApbC: MIEGVKHIVAVASGKGGVGKSTVTVNLALAMAAEGYRVGILDADIHGPSQAQMLGVGEGVRPQAAGENRMHPLEAHGLQAMSMAFMVDTREPMVWRGPMVAGAFQQLLTQTQWDDLDFLFIDMPPGTGDIQLTLAQKVPVDGAVIVTTPQDIALLDARKGIEMFRKVKVPVLGVVENMSLHVCSNCGHAEPIFGEGGGERIAAEYETRVLGRLPLALSIREQVDGGRPTVVAEPDGEVTAIFRDMARQVAAQVQAQADEGPSISFSD; this comes from the coding sequence GTGATCGAAGGGGTCAAGCATATCGTCGCCGTGGCATCCGGCAAGGGCGGCGTGGGCAAGTCCACCGTCACCGTCAATCTGGCGCTGGCCATGGCGGCCGAAGGCTATCGGGTCGGCATCCTGGATGCCGATATCCACGGGCCCAGCCAGGCCCAGATGCTGGGGGTAGGCGAGGGCGTGCGGCCCCAGGCCGCCGGCGAGAACCGCATGCACCCGCTCGAGGCCCACGGCCTCCAGGCGATGTCCATGGCCTTCATGGTCGACACCCGGGAGCCCATGGTATGGCGCGGGCCCATGGTGGCCGGTGCCTTCCAGCAGCTGCTGACCCAGACCCAGTGGGATGACCTGGACTTCCTGTTCATCGACATGCCACCGGGCACCGGCGACATCCAGCTGACCCTGGCCCAGAAGGTGCCGGTGGACGGCGCGGTGATCGTCACCACCCCCCAGGACATCGCCCTGCTCGACGCCCGCAAGGGGATCGAGATGTTCCGCAAGGTGAAGGTGCCGGTGCTCGGCGTGGTGGAGAACATGAGTCTCCACGTCTGCTCGAACTGCGGCCACGCCGAGCCGATCTTCGGCGAGGGGGGCGGCGAGCGCATCGCCGCAGAGTACGAGACCCGGGTGCTGGGCCGGCTGCCCCTGGCGCTCTCCATTCGCGAGCAGGTCGACGGCGGGCGGCCCACGGTGGTCGCCGAACCCGACGGCGAGGTGACGGCCATCTTCCGCGACATGGCCCGCCAGGTGGCCGCGCAGGTGCAGGCGCAGGCCGATGAGGGGCCCAGCATCTCCTTCAGCGACTGA
- a CDS encoding kinesin → MSETSKTSPFKDNRVKGLAGVAAVAVIWALVAQSNSGSHREAREALEAELAALESRNQTLASQLDERDEAGEEIEALQARLAELQDERDAAEAAMAEEQAEARGELERLNAEIGEAEAQLESLTEQRDGLQEELEALEAQQAELQAALEALGEEVEAVEQARDDAEAARQDAEESRQEAEAARQEAEEERQQAVDTREQAEAARDEADAELESLRERVEEAEVRLAGIEAELEERQAHLEALEEEIEALEIWRDEVAEEVGEARDERDAARAEVQEARAERDDLMIAIGIGRDEVATIEAEAERREQQLERLEAQLATWRSELADLEASVTAEEADEE, encoded by the coding sequence ATGTCGGAAACCTCCAAGACATCACCGTTCAAGGACAACCGCGTCAAGGGGCTGGCGGGCGTCGCCGCCGTCGCCGTCATCTGGGCCCTCGTCGCCCAGTCCAACTCCGGCTCTCATCGTGAGGCTCGCGAGGCCCTGGAGGCGGAGCTCGCCGCGCTGGAGTCGCGCAACCAGACGCTGGCCAGTCAGCTCGACGAGCGCGACGAGGCCGGCGAGGAGATCGAGGCGCTGCAGGCGCGCCTGGCCGAACTCCAGGACGAGCGCGATGCCGCCGAGGCCGCCATGGCCGAGGAGCAGGCCGAGGCGCGCGGCGAGCTCGAGCGTCTGAATGCCGAGATCGGCGAGGCCGAGGCGCAGCTCGAGTCGCTCACCGAGCAGCGCGATGGCCTCCAGGAGGAGCTCGAGGCCCTCGAGGCGCAGCAGGCCGAATTGCAGGCCGCGCTCGAGGCGCTGGGCGAGGAGGTCGAGGCCGTCGAACAGGCGCGCGACGACGCCGAGGCCGCCCGCCAGGATGCCGAGGAGTCACGCCAGGAGGCGGAGGCCGCCCGTCAGGAGGCCGAGGAGGAGCGCCAGCAGGCGGTCGACACTCGCGAGCAGGCCGAGGCGGCTCGCGATGAGGCCGATGCCGAGCTCGAATCCCTGCGTGAGCGGGTCGAGGAGGCCGAGGTGCGGCTGGCCGGCATCGAGGCCGAGCTCGAGGAGCGCCAGGCCCATCTCGAGGCCCTCGAGGAGGAGATCGAGGCGCTGGAGATCTGGCGCGACGAGGTCGCCGAGGAGGTCGGCGAGGCCCGCGACGAGCGTGACGCCGCTCGCGCCGAGGTGCAGGAGGCCCGCGCCGAGCGCGACGACCTGATGATCGCCATCGGCATCGGCCGCGACGAGGTGGCCACCATCGAGGCGGAGGCGGAGCGCCGCGAGCAGCAGCTCGAGCGCCTGGAGGCCCAGCTGGCCACCTGGCGCAGCGAGCTGGCCGATCTCGAGGCCAGCGTCACCGCCGAAGAGGCCGACGAGGAGTAG